A DNA window from Microcystis aeruginosa NIES-843 contains the following coding sequences:
- a CDS encoding DUF2584 domain-containing protein has product MGMPCEVNSILKLKPSQGYPESLELSKQYQGSKEDYRIIPVDVPIPLVNEHWVAYADVIIEKLVWENRQTTVLFRIDRIYPVPFIVKET; this is encoded by the coding sequence ATGGGGATGCCCTGTGAAGTGAATAGTATTTTAAAGTTAAAACCATCTCAAGGTTATCCAGAAAGTTTGGAATTATCTAAACAGTATCAAGGGAGCAAAGAAGATTATAGAATTATTCCTGTTGATGTTCCCATTCCTTTGGTAAATGAACATTGGGTCGCCTACGCAGATGTTATCATTGAAAAATTAGTTTGGGAAAATCGTCAAACAACAGTTTTATTTAGAATTGATAGGATTTATCCAGTCCCTTTTATTGTCAAAGAAACTTGA
- a CDS encoding polyphosphate kinase 2 family protein: protein MVSKIDRQAFLQSLIVPPGKEISLHKDYDPGFKPDYITKEDATLLLQQGIEKMAEFQDKLYAQDTYALLINLQAMDAAGKDGTIRHVMSGLNPQGCQVFSFKVPSAEELDHDYLWRYYKALPERGRIGIFNRSYYEELLVVRVHQNLLERQKLPPEDRTKKVWQRRFEEINNFEKYLVNNGVIVLKFFLNVSKGEQKKRFLERIDRPEKNWKFSENDVKERAFWGDYMKAYEEVFNHTSTEWAPWYIIPADRKWFTRLAVGAVIYHTLESLGLKYPTVTEEHHQALLKAKEILENEPD from the coding sequence ATGGTCAGCAAAATTGATCGCCAAGCATTTTTACAATCCTTAATAGTGCCACCGGGTAAAGAAATTTCTCTGCACAAAGACTACGATCCCGGGTTTAAGCCAGACTACATTACCAAAGAAGATGCCACGCTGCTGCTGCAACAGGGGATCGAAAAAATGGCCGAGTTTCAAGATAAACTTTATGCTCAGGATACCTATGCCCTGTTAATTAATCTGCAAGCGATGGATGCGGCAGGTAAAGATGGTACGATCAGGCACGTTATGTCGGGTTTAAATCCCCAAGGCTGTCAGGTATTTAGCTTTAAAGTTCCCTCGGCCGAAGAACTAGACCACGATTATCTCTGGCGATATTATAAAGCCTTACCGGAGCGGGGTCGTATCGGTATTTTTAATCGTTCTTACTACGAAGAATTATTAGTCGTGCGCGTCCATCAAAATTTATTGGAACGGCAAAAACTCCCCCCAGAAGACAGAACCAAGAAAGTTTGGCAGCGACGTTTTGAGGAGATTAATAATTTTGAAAAATATCTGGTTAACAATGGGGTTATTGTCCTGAAATTCTTTCTCAATGTTTCTAAAGGAGAACAGAAAAAACGCTTTTTAGAAAGAATTGATCGCCCCGAAAAAAACTGGAAGTTTTCTGAAAATGATGTCAAAGAAAGAGCTTTTTGGGGTGATTACATGAAAGCCTACGAGGAGGTATTCAATCATACCAGTACCGAATGGGCCCCCTGGTATATTATCCCGGCTGATCGCAAATGGTTTACCCGTTTAGCTGTGGGGGCGGTTATTTATCACACCCTCGAATCCCTTGGTTTAAAATATCCCACCGTCACCGAAGAACATCACCAAGCTTTACTGAAAGCCAAAGAAATCCTCGAAAACGAGCCAGATTAA
- a CDS encoding BrnT family toxin — protein MKFEWDRQKNRANIIKHDLDFADAQRIFEHPIRVSLDERENYGEDRLIGIGTLDGRVVVVVFTEPSRDTIRIISLRKALPYERKRYEQYLRDELGES, from the coding sequence ATGAAATTCGAGTGGGATCGACAAAAGAACCGAGCGAATATCATCAAGCACGATCTAGACTTCGCGGACGCGCAGCGGATATTTGAACATCCCATTCGAGTTTCCCTTGACGAACGAGAAAATTATGGCGAAGATCGATTGATAGGAATCGGTACGCTCGATGGCCGAGTGGTAGTTGTCGTTTTTACAGAACCGAGTAGAGATACAATTCGTATTATTTCACTTCGTAAAGCTTTACCCTATGAACGAAAACGATATGAACAATACCTCCGAGACGAATTGGGAGAAAGTTGA
- a CDS encoding BrnA antitoxin family protein has product MNENDMNNTSETNWEKVDALTEEEIDTSDIPPLTEEFFSKSRWWKPVEKVNVLVQVDPETLAWFQSQGEDCEQKMSAALRIYAEAHKV; this is encoded by the coding sequence ATGAACGAAAACGATATGAACAATACCTCCGAGACGAATTGGGAGAAAGTTGACGCTCTTACGGAAGAGGAAATCGACACATCCGATATTCCGCCCTTAACCGAGGAGTTTTTTAGTAAATCGCGGTGGTGGAAACCTGTAGAGAAAGTAAATGTTCTTGTTCAAGTAGATCCCGAAACCCTAGCTTGGTTTCAATCACAGGGCGAGGATTGTGAACAAAAAATGTCCGCCGCTTTACGGATTTATGCGGAGGCTCACAAAGTATAG